Within the Apis cerana isolate GH-2021 linkage group LG9, AcerK_1.0, whole genome shotgun sequence genome, the region GTTGGCAAGAAATTTCAACTGACAATGATAATGTTATTGCTGCagccaaatattttatacaattcctTAATAGTTATACAGAAGATCATCGTgatatatgtgaaaaattgaaaataaaagaaatattgtggGCTGCTAAACTTATACCTAATAAAggtattataaacaattatatattttttatgttaattgataaatattaaaatgtaaaattataggtttattgaaatttcaaaaatcggGAGATCAAGATGGTTTTATAGGAGATTTTAGcgcaaaaacaaaattaactaCTGAAACCTatcaattaaaagtaaaaacagAACCAGGAGCTGCTTTATTTGAAGTCAGTATtacttatgatataaaaaaaaatagttttgtgACCAAAGTAagtttactatttatattatttatattatatatattttactatttataaatatcaataattatcaaaaaatgaaaaaataaaaataaatataaattttttagatttcagATGTTAGTAGAATTAATATGTATGGGTCTCAGGCAAGATGTgtagaaaattctttatttcatttaagaaaatattgttattgcaaaaattaaatagtatttagaaagtaatatatatatttaattaaattatttgcaaaaaaattttcatgaaaaaatttataagccATGAAAGAAATGCTgtgattagaattatattttgatttttacatttatctcATGTTTTTCGTCTTAACAAACATTAatcttaagataataataataatataatacaaataatataatacagaaaaaaataacattacaaataaagaatgttattatttatagtgtatttatatatagtattatatttacattttacacaTATATGAAGTGAATGATGCAtcagtaaataatattttaaattacatattaatattcttaataacaattaatcaattaaatagacaaattgttaaattttaagttatatttttaatatattttaacaaatgaatattaagtatatgataaatgtataatataaataatgcacAATACATAATGTAATGATTTGGTGtatagaatgttttttttcataaaatatacttatgatataattctctctaaatttttttataattattgtgaaaGACAATATTCGCCAAACTGATGCAAAAATGTTGTAATTTCATGAGTTACACTGTCAATTAATAGAAATCCTATATTTTGCATATGTGATGGATCATATGGAAAATATGCTTCTCCTTTATTATCTTTAGCTACTACCTGTAAAACTATTGTACTAATTGATAAATCagtatcttcatttttttgtactctaaataatagaaaaatataattatttattgtataattattattatataaagaatacttataaaacaattatatcacCCAACTTTATTAAATCCTTATACATAGCTCTTGTTACTTCTAAATatggatttaaaatatcttcatatTGACACAATATTCCTCCAAGAACAagcatttgaaaaataaaaaatataaattcttctcgttcatcttttaaatataaattatactctGGACATTCTTCATCTAATaacatctataaatttattataaatgaatatataattatatattataaataaatatatattaaaactaattaattataaataagtaaaaatccATACTGCTCTAAGATTATCagagattagaaaattttctatttccataTCAAATCTTTTACAAATTGCTCCAGATTTGTGCACAATTCCATTTTTaggatcttttaatttattgaagaaaGACATATTTAAAACAGAACAAGAAATAGGATTTATTTCTACACTTGAtgctattatatctattaaataaacaaaaattagtaatacataatatcatatagaaaaatatcttttgttaCCTTGTTTTGCCCAATAATTTCCTTGCtttgttaataattctttagcAACAGtactatctttaaaaaaagcctagaaaaattaaaaaataataaaaatatcaaatttactttaaaattattttaaagtaaaagtattttgaaataaaaactacATGATTAACTTACTTCAgctaaatgatatttatgatatttttgaaaaggtTCATTGAATGTAAAATGctggataataaaatttcctttaattcccctaaaaattgaaaaaaacttattactacaaattgttatatttaaatttgaataaaaaaattttgcatatatatttataaatcaaaaatagataataataataacattaatattattaccatttagaaagaaattcttgaatttttttatcgtttatattaataagatttttttgaacAAGGGGgacaaatgtatatttatgttcaatctccatttttaacaaatttatattgttactaTGGAAATACATATGATacatttatactatattaattgtttaatatatagaaaacttttgaaaaaaaaggaaattataataatatatataatatatataaaaaagaaatttacaaaaaaaatatttttaagcaataataaagaaaatatataagatttcatataaaatatttgtataaattagtgttatataattgttgtataatcataaaaataatttttaatatgaataaaatgaatatataaaattttaatatttttaaatattttaataatatagttacatagttaaaaaaatatttagcttCAAAggttttgaaaaatcatgGCGCCGAATCAACGTCAACGTCAGCTTTTTATTTCCAAGAAAGAACtgaaaaagttgaatggcagaagattttcaaagtaaacataatatttttttttcttaataataaaacatggaaaaaaatttttgtgttcttttacatttaataaaaataaacattatataccggttaaccttttttctttgacaatttaatattaattgttttaagaaattataaatacctataatatgttattttataagatttttattattatgagagatttgtatatttgtatattatgtaggtatttttatttttttatttcatgattaatatgaaatttctaaaataataaaattaaaaattataaattaaatatgcataaaattaaatacaaatttcaagaaaaattaagaatgtaTGTTTCAGACCCGAAGAATCCTCTGATATTGGACTTATTTATCCTTGTGTGGATACAGCATTTAAATTACTTCTATCTGCTAGATTTTGTTCTGCTATATGGAGTCACATAACAGATTGTgatgaaacatataattattgggAACCAGTAAGGAATAattcttcataatttttttaatttttaataatgtttatatatgtgtttgttttatattattctgttttaataaataattatttattttacaaaaatatacaaaaattttctttcatatattttatgttttagagTCATTATCTACTTTATGGCAATGGTCAACAAACATGGGAATATAGCCCACAATATGCATTAAgatcatatatgtatttattgattcatatgGTACCAGCAAAACTTTATCATTACTTGTTAGAACCAAATCCTGTTTTAGTTTTCTATTTTGTAAGATGCCTATTATCTGTGGGTTGTGCATTGTctgaagtatatttttataagtatatatcttATGAATCATATTAtacatgttaataatatagattcattgatgataaattttatcttaaaatattaaccaaATATTACCATTTTTCTAATAGAAATGTATGCAGAGAATTTGGAATTCACATAGGCAGATTAACATTAGTATTTCTCATTCTTAGCTCTGGCATGTACATTGCTAGTGCTGCATTTTTACCGTCCTCTTTTTCAATGTatgttgtttaaaaataataatatataaaatgaatatgtaaaattaaatcatttaaattaatatcatatgtttttatataggtATTTGAGTACTATTGCAACAGCAGCATGGTATGGGCGTCAGTATGAATTAGCAATTTTTGCTACAGCTTTATCTGCTTTATTAGGATGGCCATTTGCAGCATTACTTgggtattttcttttatactatatagaaaattaaagtgtaaaaattaaataattatataaatatttttcatatcaattttcaGGTTACCAATTGCAATAGAAATGTTATTACATAAACAAGAATggagtaaatttataaaatgggtAATCATATCTGGTACTGTTGTATTAATACCAATGATATGGATTGATTCAATGTATTATGGTAAATTAGTTATAGCacctttaaatattgtaatgtaCAATGTTTTTACTAATCATGGGCcaaatatttatggaatagAACCTTTCAgctattacatttataatggatttttaaattttaatttcgtttttattggTGCTATTTGTGCTCCATTTGGattggtaatatttataaaaacaataatctgaaactttataatttttgatgtcTTAATCAACATTATAGTTTTTAGTGTGGTTAATTGTACCAGCCAGACCAAGAGATCGTTTATGTTTATCTTACTGGTATTCTTTGGCGCCATTGTATCTTTGGTTTCTAGTGTTTTTTTCACAACCTCATaaggtaaattaaataatattttttaataattaaaattacatatatctaattatatttttattacaggaAGAACGATTTTTGTTTCCTGTGTATCCAATGATTTGTATGGCTGGAGGTATAGCTGTAGAtactattcaaaaattatatttttttatcaggaCAAAAATTAGTTCTTTACATATTGCTTATCATTATTTGCAATACACTGTTTATATTACATGTTTTGCTATTTTAATATGTGGTCTTCTTGGAATATCAAGATCATTGGCAATATATAAAGGTAAAAAGTTttggttaattaaaatttgaaagttaattaaaataaaattttttcattttttcttaaatactaGGTTATTATGCACCAATGGAAGTACTGATTGATACTAATAAACTTGGtttagaaagagaaatatctaaggatattaatattaatttttgtattggtAAAGAATGGCACAGATTTCCAAGTagctttttctttccatcaaATAAGTAAGTAacacattttttaacaaatataatataaaatgtttcatgtttttaaataaaaatattgtagttGGAAACTCCAATATTTAAGATCAGAATTTAAAGGTCAATTACCACAACCTTTTTTAAACCATGAAAATGCAACTAGTATTATGCAACcctattttaatgatatgaaTAGAGAAGAACCTACACGTTATGTAAgctattattcataaaacagtatgaagatattaaaatgtagattttatataaattttttatatgattattattcaatttaattaatttaatgcatattattgtagtttaatttagataaatgcCATTTTGTATTAGACTTGGACAATGgtattgaaacaattttagaaccaaattattctcgatttaatgataatttcacaataataaaatcatccaaatttttaaattcagcaAAGTAAGTGAATTATATGTtgcatgaattttcttttatattatctataatatttattaacttaatattttattgaatatattttatttatatttatattttaatattttatttattttttagatcacACCGATTTTTCCGAGCATTTTATATTCCTTTCTTATCTGataaatattgtacatatgattcgtataatttattacagaatattaaattgaaatcaattcCTCTTTtgtcgaaagaaaagaacacaaaatctgtttaaataaaaattttagaacataTGTATGATTTTGATAAACAGGGTCTCTATCAGGGAAATTAATGTTTGATATTTCAAatggattatataataaaagataaaacaaaataacttaaaaataataaatgaaaataaaaaaaacaaaaacgattgaaactaaaaaaaattacaaatttttttagttttattaaaaataaagaaattcataattagATTCTGAATCaatcataattttgttataataaatgattgttaatacatgtataatataatatatgcgcttatagttaaatatatgCGTGATTAgtgtgttttaaaaaatataaattatgatgatataaatatattgaataaaaactttgtataaaatacatagatatataaaaaacttatatttgtaatacaacatttaattaataattattttttatgtataaaatacttaataatataagatattttaattttgttcttgcatttttagtatttagacattttaataaactattaagcattatttttatcaatatacataagtaattttatcaatataacatatataataaactttaataaactataataactaaaaataataattgtatgaataatatttgataataatatttatatgtaattaaattccagtttctttataattaacaatttatatatatagtgagattataaatacatttatgaaagtgtaatataattaattttaattgcaaatatattgtaaatttttgtattatattttataaatattctagtaaaaattttcaggAACATATTGtgtaaaatctaaattatttaatatattttaattattacaaaacattttttaattttattaaatttattagtattttttattaaattattttttaacaaattttaacaaatacgatataaattaattataaata harbors:
- the LOC108003571 gene encoding cilia- and flagella-associated protein 300-like isoform X3 — encoded protein: MGIKGNFIIQHFTFNEPFQKYHKYHLAEAFFKDSTVAKELLTKQGNYWAKQDIIASSVEINPISCSVLNMSFFNKLKDPKNGIVHKSGAICKRFDMEIENFLISDNLRAMLLDEECPEYNLYLKDEREEFIFFIFQMLVLGGILCQYEDILNPYLEVTRAMYKDLIKVQKNEDTDLSISTIVLQVVAKDNKGEAYFPYDPSHMQNIGFLLIDSVTHEITTFLHQFGEYCLSQ
- the LOC108003571 gene encoding cilia- and flagella-associated protein 300-like isoform X2; protein product: MEIEHKYTFVPLVQKNLININDKKIQEFLSKWGIKGNFIIQHFTFNEPFQKYHKYHLAEAFFKDSTVAKELLTKQGNYWAKQDIIASSVEINPISCSVLNMSFFNKLKDPKNGIVHKSGAICKRFDMEIENFLISDNLRAMLLDEECPEYNLYLKDEREEFIFFIFQMLVLGGILCQYEDILNPYLEVTRAMYKDLIKVQKNEDTDLSISTIVLQVVAKDNKGEAYFPYDPSHMQNIGFLLIDSVTHEITTFLHQFGEYCLSQ
- the LOC108003571 gene encoding cilia- and flagella-associated protein 300-like isoform X1 — encoded protein: MYHMYFHSNNINLLKMEIEHKYTFVPLVQKNLININDKKIQEFLSKWGIKGNFIIQHFTFNEPFQKYHKYHLAEAFFKDSTVAKELLTKQGNYWAKQDIIASSVEINPISCSVLNMSFFNKLKDPKNGIVHKSGAICKRFDMEIENFLISDNLRAMLLDEECPEYNLYLKDEREEFIFFIFQMLVLGGILCQYEDILNPYLEVTRAMYKDLIKVQKNEDTDLSISTIVLQVVAKDNKGEAYFPYDPSHMQNIGFLLIDSVTHEITTFLHQFGEYCLSQ
- the LOC108003567 gene encoding alpha-1,2-mannosyltransferase ALG9 isoform X1 — protein: MAPNQRQRQLFISKKELKKLNGRRFSKPEESSDIGLIYPCVDTAFKLLLSARFCSAIWSHITDCDETYNYWEPSHYLLYGNGQQTWEYSPQYALRSYMYLLIHMVPAKLYHYLLEPNPVLVFYFVRCLLSVGCALSEVYFYKNVCREFGIHIGRLTLVFLILSSGMYIASAAFLPSSFSMYLSTIATAAWYGRQYELAIFATALSALLGWPFAALLGLPIAIEMLLHKQEWSKFIKWVIISGTVVLIPMIWIDSMYYGKLVIAPLNIVMYNVFTNHGPNIYGIEPFSYYIYNGFLNFNFVFIGAICAPFGLFLVWLIVPARPRDRLCLSYWYSLAPLYLWFLVFFSQPHKEERFLFPVYPMICMAGGIAVDTIQKLYFFIRTKISSLHIAYHYLQYTVYITCFAILICGLLGISRSLAIYKGYYAPMEVLIDTNKLGLEREISKDININFCIGKEWHRFPSSFFFPSNNWKLQYLRSEFKGQLPQPFLNHENATSIMQPYFNDMNREEPTRYFNLDKCHFVLDLDNGIETILEPNYSRFNDNFTIIKSSKFLNSAKSHRFFRAFYIPFLSDKYCTYDSYNLLQNIKLKSIPLLSKEKNTKSV
- the LOC108003567 gene encoding alpha-1,2-mannosyltransferase ALG9 isoform X2, which produces MYLLIHMVPAKLYHYLLEPNPVLVFYFVRCLLSVGCALSEVYFYKNVCREFGIHIGRLTLVFLILSSGMYIASAAFLPSSFSMYLSTIATAAWYGRQYELAIFATALSALLGWPFAALLGLPIAIEMLLHKQEWSKFIKWVIISGTVVLIPMIWIDSMYYGKLVIAPLNIVMYNVFTNHGPNIYGIEPFSYYIYNGFLNFNFVFIGAICAPFGLFLVWLIVPARPRDRLCLSYWYSLAPLYLWFLVFFSQPHKEERFLFPVYPMICMAGGIAVDTIQKLYFFIRTKISSLHIAYHYLQYTVYITCFAILICGLLGISRSLAIYKGYYAPMEVLIDTNKLGLEREISKDININFCIGKEWHRFPSSFFFPSNNWKLQYLRSEFKGQLPQPFLNHENATSIMQPYFNDMNREEPTRYFNLDKCHFVLDLDNGIETILEPNYSRFNDNFTIIKSSKFLNSAKSHRFFRAFYIPFLSDKYCTYDSYNLLQNIKLKSIPLLSKEKNTKSV